In a genomic window of Nitrososphaerota archaeon:
- a CDS encoding nucleotidyltransferase domain-containing protein: MKEEYLEELCRRLVKCDEDIVEIIQFGSSVYGPKYSRDIDLLVITKRTKDYARYLEAVNSNDLPVNIDILVFSVDEKPSEGLLRGVLGAFKILYGSGEYLFKYGRELGDPTFEEAKSSLRVASSLLKLALETANPLDRDRLCREAFDALFHAARIASMVYLSTDVSRWGPIRRGLPEPHRASFDEFISTLHINYFYNGNYPKDRVKEEFDRWFSKVEAYVNSLQSKIKEKSK, encoded by the coding sequence ATGAAAGAAGAGTATTTGGAGGAGCTCTGTAGGAGGCTCGTGAAGTGCGATGAAGATATAGTTGAGATAATACAGTTCGGTTCATCTGTTTACGGACCGAAGTACTCTAGGGATATAGACCTCCTCGTGATAACCAAGAGGACTAAAGACTACGCCAGATATCTTGAAGCCGTGAACTCCAACGACCTGCCTGTTAACATCGATATACTAGTCTTCAGCGTCGACGAGAAGCCTAGTGAGGGGCTTTTAAGAGGGGTCTTAGGGGCTTTTAAGATACTGTACGGTAGCGGCGAATACCTATTCAAATACGGTCGGGAGCTTGGCGACCCAACATTTGAAGAAGCTAAATCTTCACTTAGAGTAGCATCCTCGCTTCTGAAGCTCGCGCTGGAAACAGCCAACCCGCTCGACAGAGATAGACTCTGCAGAGAAGCATTTGACGCGCTCTTCCACGCCGCTAGAATAGCCTCTATGGTCTACCTCTCGACAGACGTTAGCAGATGGGGCCCCATCAGAAGAGGTTTGCCCGAGCCACATAGAGCGAGCTTCGACGAATTCATCAGCACACTCCACATAAACTACTTCTACAACGGAAACTACCCCAAGGATAGAGTAAAAGAAGAGTTTGATAGATGGTTCAGCAAAGTGGAAGCATACGTCAACAGCCTACAGTCGAAGATTAAGGAGAAGAGCAAGTAG
- a CDS encoding nucleotidyltransferase family protein: MCVDVEKLSGQILPVLKRFGVKKAAIFGSLARGEGSEESDVDILVEFEPGKSLLDLAGLKIELEETLGRRVDVSTYNSLHPLLKDRILKGQKPIL; this comes from the coding sequence TTGTGTGTAGATGTTGAGAAACTCAGCGGGCAAATACTACCAGTGTTGAAGCGCTTCGGCGTAAAGAAGGCAGCAATATTCGGCTCACTAGCCAGAGGTGAGGGAAGCGAGGAAAGCGACGTAGACATCCTAGTCGAATTCGAGCCTGGTAAGAGCCTACTAGACCTAGCCGGCTTAAAGATCGAGCTCGAAGAAACCCTAGGCAGAAGGGTCGATGTGTCAACATACAACTCACTACACCCACTACTAAAAGATAGGATTCTAAAGGGGCAGAAGCCAATCCTATGA
- a CDS encoding DUF1640 domain-containing protein codes for MAILLGEGMSTGRQLLEELRRDEELRRALAEELIPEALRNRQLRRAMLLAVSKEMATKDDIEGLKKATKEEIENLRVATKAEIEGLKEDVENLKVAMEGLKKDIESLREDVEGLKKDMESLRKASKEDMEKLAAELKLYVDARVSEVNRRIDDLYGVMKASLVAIVVTLASTILVPLLLRVLF; via the coding sequence ATGGCGATTCTTCTAGGCGAAGGCATGTCCACTGGTAGACAGCTTCTGGAGGAGCTTAGGAGGGATGAGGAGCTTAGGAGAGCCCTGGCTGAAGAACTGATCCCAGAGGCTTTGAGAAACAGGCAGCTGAGGAGGGCGATGCTTCTAGCGGTATCGAAGGAGATGGCGACAAAAGATGACATAGAGGGTTTAAAGAAGGCTACGAAAGAGGAAATAGAGAACTTAAGGGTAGCTACGAAGGCAGAGATAGAGGGTTTAAAAGAAGACGTAGAGAACTTGAAGGTAGCTATGGAGGGTTTAAAGAAGGATATAGAATCCTTGAGGGAAGACGTAGAGGGCTTGAAGAAGGATATGGAGTCCTTGAGGAAGGCCTCTAAAGAGGATATGGAGAAGCTCGCTGCTGAGCTGAAATTGTATGTGGATGCGAGGGTCAGCGAAGTAAACAGAAGAATAGACGACCTATACGGGGTTATGAAAGCATCTCTAGTCGCCATCGTAGTAACATTAGCTTCAACAATACTCGTACCATTGCTACTTAGGGTGCTCTTTTAA
- a CDS encoding retroviral-like aspartic protease: protein MRVLKSVGIRFLDREVNCTALFDSGSGITAVQRKFFEESFGAKWLKLGKPIKLYWIDGEFIQVDKYAQIIIVVDGFVLPETVFIVDEFIEEIEVEGGRIRLPELIVGSGTMDKYGVTLDPKEGVKLTGATLLL from the coding sequence ATGCGTGTCTTGAAGAGTGTAGGGATAAGGTTTCTGGATAGGGAGGTTAATTGCACCGCTCTATTCGACAGCGGCTCGGGGATTACAGCTGTTCAGCGGAAGTTCTTCGAGGAAAGCTTTGGTGCCAAGTGGTTGAAGCTCGGCAAGCCCATAAAGCTCTACTGGATCGATGGAGAATTCATTCAAGTGGACAAATATGCTCAGATCATCATAGTAGTAGACGGCTTCGTTCTCCCTGAAACAGTATTCATCGTAGATGAATTCATCGAGGAGATTGAAGTGGAGGGTGGGAGAATACGTCTACCAGAACTAATAGTAGGTTCTGGTACCATGGATAAGTATGGAGTAACATTAGATCCGAAGGAGGGCGTTAAATTAACTGGAGCAACTCTACTACTCTAA